Below is a genomic region from bacterium.
TGGATCGTAGACTTTTTCAATGAATCTATTCAGCTTCTCACTAAAATACTCGCGGGGCTTATTTAACTTTTTCCAAAGCGCTTTATCTGGGGCACTGTGTGAGAGGTGCGCTGGAAGAATAAATAGCGACTCAATCAAAGAAATTACAAAAACAATTACTACCACCGCCGGTATTTGTCGAAAGAACTTGCCGCTTATACCAGGAACAAAAAATAACGGCATAAATGCCACAATATTTGTAAGAATAGCGAAAATAACAGGCATCGATATTTCCTGTGCTCCACGTATGGCAGCTTGGATTTTACTAAGCCCTTGCTCTCGTTTCTCGTAAATATTCTCACCGACTACGACAGCATCATCTACAATTATTCCCAGCGTGATAATAAACGCAAAGAGAGAGATCATATTAATTGACGTGTCTAACCATGGTAGAAACAGAAAACAGCCAAGTATTGAAATTGGAATGCCCAGCGTTACCCAAAAGGCTAGCCTCACTTCAAGAAATAGCCCTAGGAGAATCAGCACGAGTATGAGTCCGAGTGCCGCGTTTTTCATTAAAAGCTGCATGCGATCAACAAAGACTACGGACCGATCATTCCAGAGAGAAACTCCAATATCTGGTGGTAATTGGGACTGCAGCTCGTCAACATACGCCTGTACTGCCTGAGAAACTCCATCAGGAGTCTCATTGCCGACTCGAAACACATCTATGCTTATTGCGGGCTTTCCATTAAATATCGCCTCTTGGTCCGCCTCTTCAAACGAGTCCTCTATCGTAGCAATTTCACCGAGCCGCACTATGCCTCCCGATGACGAGGACGAGATTGGGATATTCAAGAAGTCCCGTCCAAAATCTCTCCGCTCCTGCGTTCGTAAAAGAATCTGTCCTCCTTCACTCCGCACTTCACCAGCGGGAAGCTCAATGGCGGTCTCACGAATTTTTCTGGCGATCTGCTCTAACGTAAGATCATAAGCACGCAACTCTGACTGTGGCACTTCAATAGCAATTTCAAGAGGTGGTGTTAACCCCAGTTGAACGAGTGTAATTCCAGGTTGCTGAATCAGGTCATCACGTATTCGCTCAGCGAGCATCCGAAGAGCACTTCGAGATTGCTCCCCATAGAGCATGAGTGAAACAACCTTCCGTCTACTCTCAACAAGACTGACAACAGGACGCTCGGCATCCTCAGGAAAGGAAGTAATACGATCGACTTCGTTTTTGATATCTTGTACGAGCTTAAATTCATTCACTGATGTTAATAGCTCTACAACTACAACGCCTGACCCCTCAAAAGCAGTAGAAGTAACTCTCTTTACTCCATCAAGCCCGCGCACTGCATCCTCCACTGAGAGGATAATTCCTTGCTCTACTTCAGCAGGGCTTGCACCAGGATAGGGCACAGTAATTCTAACAATGTCAGTGGTGAACTCTGGAAAAACTTCCTGCTTGATTTGGCTACTCATCAGCAGCCCACCAAAAAGAAAGATAATCATCAAGAGATTCGCGGCAACTCGATTTTTTACCATCCAAGCGATGGGGCCCTTTGAAAGCTCGTCTCGTTCAGTCTGGTTTGCCATATCCCGCGCTTATTCACCCATTTCAGGAATAATGGTTGTTGCTTCTGCTTCAGAAACATTCAGAGGCTCCTCTTCAGCAACCTCTTCAGGTATTGCCAACAACAAGCCCTCTAACGGATTCGACAATGCACTGGTAACCAATGTGATTTCCTGAGCAAACTCTCCTCGTACATACATAAAGTCGGAGGTTGAAAAAATTGGCTCAACAGAGAGTGTCTCAAGCGTATTCTCCTCAGAGACCGTCCAGATCACCTCGCCCTCCCTGATTGCCCGCACTGGAATAGGATAAACATGGAGAATCTGATCTCCATCAATTACAACTTCAACAGCCGTTCCTATGAGCAAAGGAAACGATGGAGTTGAATCTCTTCCCAATGGCTTATCCACTGTAACCAGCACCCTCGCCATTCGACCATCTCGCTGAACTTCTCCGACTAACCGCTCTGCCATTCCTTCATGATGCTGGTATCGTCCATTACCAATTCGCTGCAGGATCTTCGTCTCGTAATTCAATTTTTCTTCTCGGTCAGAAGCAACGCCCAGATAGAGTCGAGTAAGCCACCGAAGCTCACTGCGCGGAATCTCAACCTCTATTTCAAACTGTTGCGTGCCAGCGATTTCAAGCACCGTTTCTTGCGGACTGGTATATCCTCCAACTTCTAAATTCTTCCTTAATATGGTGCCATCAAATGGCGCTATAACCTCTGTGCGCTCGAGATCAAGTTGCGCTCGTTGCAACCTACTTTCTGCTGCTGATACTTGTGCAAGCTTCTCCTGTAAATGCGGTTTACGTAGTGCTAAGCTCCTGTGTGTCTCAGCGTAAGGAGTGTCCACACCTAGGTCTTTCAAGAGCGCCCACTCTCGCTTTGCAACTGATTGATTCCCCTTTTCTAAGGTAAGCTCAAACGAAGCTCGCTCCAACTGAGCCCTCGCTTCTTCGATCGCTAATTCATAATTACGCGGATCAATTCGAAAAAGGAGGTCCCCTTGTTGAACAACTGCCCCCACCAAGAGATCTGGATGCATCTCAACTATCTGGCCACTCACTTCTGGTCTAATACGCACCAAGTGCCGCGGGGCAACGGTACCTACACCTCTAACCTGACTTGTGACATCAACCGGAGAGATCCGCTCCACCATTACCGGAGTAGCGGATGTAGCCTTGGTGCTCTTGGGGGGAGCTTCTTGAAGAGAGAGTAGAAGCCAGAAACTCAACACTCCAAGTAAAAGAATTCCTACAATCAACGCGATACGCACGCTTAGCTCTCTAGCGGAAAAGCTTGTTCTCGCTTGATCAGGAACGACAGAACTCTTCTGAGCGTTTTCTTCCCGTTCGTTACTGGAGTTCATTCACTACCTCCTTCAGGAACGGTGTGCCATCAACATCTATCCTACGACTCACTAGGAGTCTTTGGTCATCGGGAGAAAAAGCATCTTCCCTGACTTGCTCAACTGGGATCATTCCTCCTGTAGCAAGGAGCAGCTGATTTCTCAGTAGTATTTTCTGGGCTTGCTCTCGTATTACCTGCCTTTCAACCCGATGTTTTTCCTGCAGCGCTAACAATACCGGTAGGAAATCGGAAAGCCCATTCAAGTACCGATTTTTTGCTTCCTCAAATTGATGCGTTACAACTCGTTTTTGGGTTTGCATGTTTATGAGTCGTTCGTGTTGGTGAAATTCTCCGGCTAGTGCATCTTCAACTTCACGAATTGCCTCAAGGAATGTAGCCGAAAAAAGAGCGAGATCCATCTCTACCTCAGAGCGCTTCATTCGAATCATCCCCTTGTGAAGTCCACGATCAATCAACGGAATAAATAAGTTCGTAAGTCCCGTTAGCACCTTATTTGGAAAAAGGCTCTCAATTGTTCCCGAAGCAAGGCTGTAGTTCAGACCGAGTGAAAGCCTTGGATATCGATACGCTACTGCAGCTGCTACATCGTGCTCGTCTGCCTGAAGACGTAAGAGAATTGCCCTCAGATCTGGACGCAGTGCAATAAGGTCTACTGGGCGAATCCTTGGCGGGCTCTTCATAAAGGTCGGAAATTGAGTCCCCACGTCTTCCGACGTTACGGATCCTGGGCTCTGTCCGAGCAAGACACTCAGTGCATGAAGTGCCTTTTCGAGATCTAAATCAATGACCGGCAATTCACCTTCAAGTGCAGCAACTTGCTGTTGTTGCTCTAACACATCAAGTGCTGAGGACCGTCCCGTTGAAAAGCGTAACTCTATTAACTCCAGAAAAGTTTCACTCACAGATAACTGCTGCTTAACGAGCTCACGTTCTTGCAATGAAGCAAGCGCAGTAATCCACTGCCGAAAGACCTCTCCTGAAAGTGATAAATACGCTCCTTGAAAATCAGCTTCTGTCGCTTTTACCCGAATAGCTGCTGC
It encodes:
- a CDS encoding efflux RND transporter permease subunit, which codes for MANQTERDELSKGPIAWMVKNRVAANLLMIIFLFGGLLMSSQIKQEVFPEFTTDIVRITVPYPGASPAEVEQGIILSVEDAVRGLDGVKRVTSTAFEGSGVVVVELLTSVNEFKLVQDIKNEVDRITSFPEDAERPVVSLVESRRKVVSLMLYGEQSRSALRMLAERIRDDLIQQPGITLVQLGLTPPLEIAIEVPQSELRAYDLTLEQIARKIRETAIELPAGEVRSEGGQILLRTQERRDFGRDFLNIPISSSSSGGIVRLGEIATIEDSFEEADQEAIFNGKPAISIDVFRVGNETPDGVSQAVQAYVDELQSQLPPDIGVSLWNDRSVVFVDRMQLLMKNAALGLILVLILLGLFLEVRLAFWVTLGIPISILGCFLFLPWLDTSINMISLFAFIITLGIIVDDAVVVGENIYEKREQGLSKIQAAIRGAQEISMPVIFAILTNIVAFMPLFFVPGISGKFFRQIPAVVVIVFVISLIESLFILPAHLSHSAPDKALWKKLNKPREYFSEKLNRFIEKVYDP
- a CDS encoding efflux RND transporter periplasmic adaptor subunit, yielding MNSSNEREENAQKSSVVPDQARTSFSARELSVRIALIVGILLLGVLSFWLLLSLQEAPPKSTKATSATPVMVERISPVDVTSQVRGVGTVAPRHLVRIRPEVSGQIVEMHPDLLVGAVVQQGDLLFRIDPRNYELAIEEARAQLERASFELTLEKGNQSVAKREWALLKDLGVDTPYAETHRSLALRKPHLQEKLAQVSAAESRLQRAQLDLERTEVIAPFDGTILRKNLEVGGYTSPQETVLEIAGTQQFEIEVEIPRSELRWLTRLYLGVASDREEKLNYETKILQRIGNGRYQHHEGMAERLVGEVQRDGRMARVLVTVDKPLGRDSTPSFPLLIGTAVEVVIDGDQILHVYPIPVRAIREGEVIWTVSEENTLETLSVEPIFSTSDFMYVRGEFAQEITLVTSALSNPLEGLLLAIPEEVAEEEPLNVSEAEATTIIPEMGE
- a CDS encoding TolC family protein, with the protein product MGSTLKAWSVLIFLLLGLGCSPYKIRSFQYPPVEIEPKFSRDLPDSSKVFLSGNSIEPYWFGYKASELDALIHTALNQNFSLREAFFRIEQARGQAQYSGAERFPNIEANVSARRSRVETQQALFSGGFTPVSNVIQSQFGVVPTLAYEIDILKRIHNTYEAAAIRVKATEADFQGAYLSLSGEVFRQWITALASLQERELVKQQLSVSETFLELIELRFSTGRSSALDVLEQQQQVAALEGELPVIDLDLEKALHALSVLLGQSPGSVTSEDVGTQFPTFMKSPPRIRPVDLIALRPDLRAILLRLQADEHDVAAAVAYRYPRLSLGLNYSLASGTIESLFPNKVLTGLTNLFIPLIDRGLHKGMIRMKRSEVEMDLALFSATFLEAIREVEDALAGEFHQHERLINMQTQKRVVTHQFEEAKNRYLNGLSDFLPVLLALQEKHRVERQVIREQAQKILLRNQLLLATGGMIPVEQVREDAFSPDDQRLLVSRRIDVDGTPFLKEVVNELQ